Genomic DNA from Candidatus Margulisiibacteriota bacterium:
GGTATTATTGTTCAGGGCGACACTGATGTGCTTACATATTTAAGCCGTTGTTGTAACCCTGTGCCGGGCGATGATATAATTGGATATATTACCAAAGGCCGGGGCATCGCTGTCCATCAGAAATCATGCAGAAATGTACTTTTGCTGGATCAAGCCAGGCTGATCAGGGTAAAATGGGATGAGTGTTACGGTGGCAGTTTTGATTTGGCCATTGAAATTGATGCTTATGATCGGGTTGGGCTGCTTAATGATATAGTAGCCAAAATAACCGAGATGAAAATTAATATCTTGAATGGCCAGATAAAGACTACAACCAATGCCAAGGCTAAAGTAAATTTGATGATCAGCATACCGAATATCAAATTACTGGAAAGCATAATAAACAAAATAAAAATGGTAAGCGATGTATATGATGTCAGAAGGAAATAAAAGATAAATGGGTAAATTATTATTTTTGCTTGTTCAGGCCGCTCTTATAAATAACTTTGTTTTAGCCAGGTTTTTAGGCATATGTCCGTTTATCGGAGTATCCAACAATTTTCAGTCGGCAGGTGGCATGGGGATGGCAGTTACCTTTGTAATGCTCGTTGCCAGTATTGCTACCTGGTTTATACAGAAACTTATACTGGTCCCATTGCATGCGGAATACCTGCAGGTAATTTTTTTCATTCTGGTCATTGCCGGTCTGGTTCAGTTTATTGAAATGATCATCAATAAAAAATCTCCGGTACTGAAAAGAA
This window encodes:
- the rsxA gene encoding electron transport complex subunit RsxA, giving the protein MGKLLFLLVQAALINNFVLARFLGICPFIGVSNNFQSAGGMGMAVTFVMLVASIATWFIQKLILVPLHAEYLQVIFFILVIAGLVQFIEMIINKKSPVLKRMLGIYLPLITTNCAVLGVAVINVMNNYNLLESIIYSIGGGLGFTLALFLMAGIRERLEEANVPRIFKGVPIAFITGGLLSLSFILFSSF